The window TTTTTATCTACATGAGAAGAGCGCAAAACCGTGTATTTAACAATATCAGTCGGCAACGGAACCGGGCCAGAAACGAATGCTCCAGTCTTTTCCGCTGTCTGAACTATCCGTAAAGCTGATTGATCTAATATTTTATGGTCATAGGCTTTCAATTTTATTCTTATTTTTTGTGCCACTTTCATGCCTCCCAGTAAAGGAATTTCCCAAATACAGGCAAATGAATTACCCGATAATATCGGTTACTACTCCGGCTCCGACGGTACGACCACCTTCACGGATGGCAAAACGGAGACCTTT of the Candidatus Atribacteria bacterium ADurb.Bin276 genome contains:
- the rpsJ gene encoding 30S ribosomal protein S10, with the translated sequence MAQKIRIKLKAYDHKILDQSALRIVQTAEKTGAFVSGPVPLPTDIVKYTVLRSSHVDKKSREQFEQRTHKRLIDILEPNPKTVDALMHLDLPAGVDIEIKL